Proteins encoded in a region of the Anopheles ziemanni chromosome 2, idAnoZiCoDA_A2_x.2, whole genome shotgun sequence genome:
- the LOC131294608 gene encoding brachyurin-like, producing MRFHVEKGGAVRLLAVGVCLLMFAAAEAARVEIDWRRVVPVEELDHYWARLPSELQVFRNASHKAGRITNGQEAFPGQFPYQALVLSEYGALTTLCGGSVLTQHFILTAGHCVMLDQSTMAGGGTTIMGAHNRMVVEPTQQRLRYGRMDIFVHPQYSAGNFRFDVAIIRLGATIVFNEWVQPVRIPARSDERLFDGTIGTVTGFGRISDSTTTFATILRYTNNPVLSNEDCLGFWSTLLVEPQNICQSGAGGRSACNGDSGGPLTIRETHRTVQIGVTSFGSGNGCTSGMPSVFARITFFQDWIRANSDYVDS from the coding sequence ATGCGGTTCCACGTGGAGAAAGGCGGTGCGGTGCGATTGTTGGCAGTGGGTGTGTGCTTGTTGATGTTTGCTGCGGCTGAAGCTGCTCGGGTCGAGATCGATTGGAGGCGTGTAGTGCCGGTCGAGGAGCTGGACCACTACTGGGCGCGACTCCCCAGCGAGCTACAAGTCTTCCGGAACGCCAGCCACAAGGCTGGACGCATCACCAACGGGCAGGAAGCCTTCCCGGGCCAGTTCCCCTATCAAGCGTTGGTGCTGAGCGAGTACGGTGCCCTTACAACCCTGTGCGGAGGGTCCGTGTTGACTCAGCACTTCATCCTCACGGCAGGCCACTGCGTCATGCTGGACCAGAGCACAATGGCTGGCGGTGGGACGACCATCATGGGTGCGCACAACCGCATGGTGGTGGAACCGACCCAGCAACGCCTTCGCTACGGTCGCATGGACATCTTCGTCCACCCGCAGTACTCTGCCGGAAACTTTCGCTTCGATGTGGCCATCATCCGTCTCGGAGCAACGATAGTCTTCAACGAGTGGGTACAACCGGTGCGAATTCCGGCGCGCTCGGACGAGCGGCTATTCGACGGCACGATCGGAACCGTCACCGGTTTCGGGCGCATCAGCGACAGCACGACCACCTTCGCCACCATCCTCCGGTACACGAACAACCCGGTGCTGAGCAACGAGGACTGCCTCGGCTTCTGGAGCACGCTGCTCGTCGAGCCGCAGAACATTTGCCAGTCCGGGGCGGGAGGTCGATCCGCATGCAATGGAGACTCCGGGGGGCCGCTCACAATTCGCGAAACCCATCGGACGGTCCAGATCGGTGTCACTTCGTTCGGTTCGGGAAATGGGTGCACGAGTGGGATGCCATCCGTTTTCGCGCGGATCACTTTCTTCCAGGATTGGATCCGAGCGAACTCGGACTACGTCGACAGCTGA
- the LOC131282097 gene encoding uncharacterized protein LOC131282097, with protein sequence MSARRGLRTRVYDANMSMVENNYRAALERLEKSRRAPSLDREVVKSRPSPFVSRYDFNGAEVDEELQAARSRASKVIHEKSVIDQRAEQFRSSSLAPAPVSSALLESEFDDQVQATLERIRASKGLLSQLQSDDALESYRSETRSKLSEQSARKLAEKLSDTSYDEDEFASSGMSTRKALKMRASTESSSLSKSSQALKWKDETAESFASKRASATRARLQDIDQEIEDFELKQAARARRSAQLKQLLAETSAQELVPAGFSQHTDGTKISTGVVKIKTTQKKMVSF encoded by the exons ATGAGCGCCCGCCGAGGACTTCGCACCCGCGTGTACGACGCCAACATGAGCATGGTGGAGAACAACTACCGTGCGGCCCTGGAGCGCCTGGAGAAGAGCCGTCGTGCCCC GTCCCTCGACCGGGAGGTGGTCAAGTCGCGCCCGTCACCCTTCGTCAGCCGGTACGACTTCAACGGCGCCGAGGTGGACGAGGAGCTGCAGGCCGCCCGCAGCCGCGCCTCCAAGGTGATCCACGAGAAGTCGGTCATCGACCAGCGCGCCGAGCAGTTCCGCAGCTCCAGCCTGGCGCCGGCCCCGGTCTCCTCCGCCCTGCTCGAGAGCGAGTTCGACGATCAG GTCCAGGCGACGCTCGAGCGTATCCGGGCCAGCAAGGGTCTGCTCAGCCAGCTGCAATCGGACGATGCCCTCGAGTCGTACCGCAGCGAGACCCGCTCGAAGCTGAGCGAACAGTCGGCCCGCAAGCTGGCGGAGAAGCTTTCCGACACGAGCTACGACGAGGATGAGTTCGCGTCCAGCGGCATGTCCACGCGCAAGGCGCTCAAG ATGCGGGCCAGCACCGAATCTTCCTCGCTGTCCAAGAGCTCGCAGGCGCTGAAGTGGAAGGACGAGACGGCCGAGTCGTTCGCGAGCAAGCGGGCCAGCGCCACGCGGGCACGCCTGCAGGACATCGACCAGGAGATCGAGGACTTCGAGCTGAAGCAGGCGGCCCGGGCCCGGCGCAGCGCCCAGCTGAAGCAGCTGCTGGCGGAAACGTCCGCCCAGGAGCTGGTTCCGGCCGGCTTCAGCCAGCACACCGACGGCACCAAGATCAGCACCGGGGTGGTCAAGATCAAGACGACGCAGAAAAAGATGGTCAGCTTTTAA